From the Primulina tabacum isolate GXHZ01 chromosome 15, ASM2559414v2, whole genome shotgun sequence genome, one window contains:
- the LOC142525823 gene encoding uncharacterized protein LOC142525823: MNKAVQSISDVALVTAEEEPVVEEAQYINKNRGYGGYRVNPPSNTYHPGLRNHENLSYANNKNVLNPLPGFNKQKGKGKPSFEDLVGTFVAESGRRLARTESHLDSMETHMWNMGAKIKSLETQIGQLANALKDQNRGQFPSNTEVNPREQCKAVTLGSGKEIGIPEPTEENVDILVEEDDGNGRFKKKGLDDPFGKFLEIFKKIHINIPFADALEQIPNYAKFIKDVMSKKRKLQEFETMKLTEECSAILQQKLPQKLKVPGSFTIPCVIGGSRVNRTLCDLGVSINLMHFSIYRTLEFGEVNPSTITLQLANRSLTYPRGIVEDVLVNIDKFIFPADFVILDLEEYQETPLIFGKPFLATEKALIDVHKGELTLRVGGEEVVFNIYNTIRGPNEVG; the protein is encoded by the exons ATGAACAAGGCAGTCCAATCTATATCTGATGTAGCACTCGTGACTGCCGAAGAAGAGCCTGTTGTGGAGGAAGCTCAGTACATCAACAAAAATCGTGgctatggaggatatcgagTTAATCCTCCctctaatacttatcatccaggtTTGAGGAATCACGAGAATTTATCTTATGCAAACAACAAGAACGTGTTGAATCCTCTACCGGGGTTCAATAAACAGAAGGGTAAAGGAAAACCATCTTTTGAGGATCTCGTTGGGACGTTTGTGGCTGAGTCTGGGAGAAGATTGGCTAGAACTGAGTCTCATCTTGATAGCATGGAGACACACATGTGGAATATGGGTGCCAAGATAAAGtctttggaaacacagattGGGCAACTAGCCAATGCTTTGAAGGATCAGAATAGAGGACAGTTCCCAAGCAATACAGAGGTGAATCCTAgggagcaatgcaaagctgtcACACTAGGGAGTGGCAAGGAAATTGGAATTCCAGAGCCTACTGAAGAGAATGTAGATATTCTTGTTGAGGAAGATGATGGAAATGGT AGGTTCAAGAAGAAAGGGTTAGACGATCCGTTTGGGAAGTTCCTGGAAATCTTCAAGAAAATACACATTAACATCCCATTTGCCGATGCATTGGAGCAAATACCCAATTACGCTAAGTTCATCAAAGATGTTATGTCCAAAAAGAGgaaacttcaagaatttgagacAATGAAGCTAACCGAAGAGTGCAGTGCAATACTCCAACAGAAACTACCACAGAAACTCAAAgttccagggagttttactattccttgtgtTATTGGTGGTTCTAGAGTAAATAGGACTTTATGTGATTTAGGTGTCAGTATTAATTTAATGCATTTTTCTATTTACAGGACCTTGGAGTTTGGCGAGGTGAATCCTAGCACTATAACTTTGCAGCTGGCAAACAGATCACTTACATATCCACGAGGGATAGTAGAGGATGTGCTGGTAAACATagacaaattcatatttcctgcTGACTTTGTCATCTTAGATTTGGAGGAATACCAGGAGACTCCACTTATCTTTGGAAAGCCATTCTTGGCCACCGAAAAAGCCTTAATTGATGTGCACAAGGGCGAGCTCACACTGAGAGTAGGTGGAGAAGAAGTTGTGTTCAACATCTACAACACCATCAGAGGACcaaatgag GTAGGTTGA